A genomic window from Nocardioides sp. BP30 includes:
- a CDS encoding C40 family peptidase has translation MLNGRNRLIAGIATLAVAGVVGILPSTSAHATPSIKDVQAQVDDLYQQADAAGEKYDAANVRLKQLRSELSDLQADQKRQDKALSGVRDQVRDSVMRQFEGSNMSAVGQVVVSDDPKAFLAGLSTMSAYDGIQDSLLTDYSHQVQALELRQQATAKRAADVTATQAQLKAAKATIDDKLAEAKKVLDGLQAKQREALLSRDSTRVSTDDIAATGSAATAISYAMAQVGKAYVYGAAGPNAFDCSGLTMRAWGAAGVSLPHSSAAQYNSGRHIAASDLQPGDLVFYYHPISHVGMYIGNGLIVNAENPSVGVKVTGLYSMPYVGAVRPG, from the coding sequence GTGCTGAACGGTCGGAACCGCCTCATCGCTGGTATCGCGACGCTCGCCGTCGCCGGAGTCGTGGGGATCCTGCCCTCGACCTCCGCCCACGCGACCCCCTCCATCAAGGACGTCCAGGCACAGGTCGACGACCTCTACCAGCAGGCTGACGCCGCCGGTGAGAAGTACGACGCCGCGAACGTCCGGCTCAAGCAGCTGCGCAGCGAGCTCTCCGACCTCCAGGCCGACCAGAAGCGCCAGGACAAGGCGCTCAGCGGTGTGCGCGACCAGGTCCGCGACTCGGTGATGCGTCAGTTCGAGGGCTCGAACATGTCCGCCGTGGGCCAGGTCGTCGTCAGCGACGACCCCAAGGCGTTCCTTGCCGGGCTGTCCACCATGTCCGCCTACGACGGCATCCAGGACAGCCTGCTCACCGACTACTCCCACCAGGTGCAGGCGCTCGAGCTGCGCCAGCAGGCGACAGCGAAGCGCGCCGCCGACGTCACCGCCACCCAGGCCCAGCTCAAGGCGGCCAAGGCGACGATCGACGACAAGCTGGCCGAGGCCAAGAAGGTCCTCGACGGCCTGCAGGCCAAGCAGCGCGAGGCACTGCTCTCCCGCGATTCGACGCGGGTCTCGACCGACGACATCGCTGCCACGGGCAGCGCCGCCACGGCGATCTCCTACGCGATGGCGCAGGTCGGCAAGGCCTACGTCTACGGCGCGGCCGGGCCGAACGCGTTCGACTGCTCCGGCCTGACCATGCGCGCCTGGGGCGCCGCGGGCGTCTCGCTGCCGCACTCCTCGGCCGCGCAGTACAACTCCGGTCGTCACATCGCCGCCTCCGACCTGCAGCCCGGCGACCTGGTCTTCTACTACCACCCGATCAGCCACGTCGGCATGTACATCGGCAACGGCCTGATCGTGAACGCCGAGAACCCGAGCGTGGGCGTCAAGGTCACCGGTCTGTACTCCATGCCCTACGTGGGCGCCGTCCGCCCGGGCTGA
- a CDS encoding M48 family metallopeptidase: protein MITVRRLSLAMAAGGAVAFVVLAVVLVPWHPYPGGRLHPPSAQSVFTPAQIERATAYSHAARWLGRSSLVVSVLVACLLGFTRFGRAVDARLRGPWWLRTTVLVVLVTVLGRIVTLPFDIALQHQQLRYGLSRQSWASYLSDLGIGTGVTVVATAIAVVVLLGIARRWQRAWPAIAGVVIAALVLLGSFVYPVLVEPLFSDFTSLPQGDLRTQIMQLAAKEHVHLDDVLVVDASQRTTELNAYVTGFGSTRRVVLYDNLIHDLPRGEVLSVVAHELGHAHHDDVLSGTLLGVAAAFLGVGLLGLLLGRRGTRLRDPAVVPLLLALFALASVLALPVENTISRQIETRADVAALETTGDEGSFVALQRRLAISALADPTPPAWSQFLFGSHPTALQRIAVAKRVLGGR from the coding sequence GTGATCACCGTGCGGCGGCTCTCGCTCGCCATGGCAGCCGGGGGAGCGGTGGCCTTCGTCGTGCTCGCCGTCGTGCTGGTGCCCTGGCACCCCTACCCGGGCGGCCGGCTGCACCCGCCCAGCGCCCAGAGCGTCTTCACCCCGGCGCAGATCGAGCGCGCCACGGCGTACTCCCACGCGGCGCGCTGGCTGGGCCGCAGCAGCCTGGTCGTCTCGGTGCTGGTCGCCTGCCTGCTGGGCTTCACCCGCTTCGGACGGGCCGTGGACGCGCGGCTGCGCGGCCCGTGGTGGCTGCGGACCACGGTGCTGGTGGTGCTGGTGACGGTCCTCGGCCGGATCGTCACCCTGCCCTTCGACATCGCGCTGCAGCACCAGCAACTGCGCTACGGGCTGTCACGGCAGAGCTGGGCGTCGTACCTCTCCGACCTGGGGATCGGGACCGGCGTCACCGTGGTGGCCACGGCGATCGCGGTGGTGGTGCTGCTCGGCATCGCACGACGCTGGCAGCGGGCGTGGCCCGCGATCGCCGGCGTCGTGATCGCCGCGCTGGTGCTGCTCGGCTCCTTCGTCTACCCGGTCCTGGTGGAGCCGCTCTTCAGCGACTTCACGTCACTGCCCCAGGGCGACCTGCGCACCCAGATCATGCAGCTCGCGGCGAAGGAGCACGTCCACCTCGACGACGTCCTGGTCGTGGACGCCTCGCAGCGGACCACCGAGCTCAACGCCTACGTCACCGGCTTCGGATCGACCCGCCGGGTGGTGCTCTACGACAACCTGATCCACGACCTGCCGCGAGGCGAGGTGCTCTCGGTCGTGGCCCACGAGCTCGGGCACGCCCACCACGACGACGTGCTGAGCGGGACCCTGCTCGGGGTGGCGGCGGCGTTCCTCGGCGTCGGTCTGCTGGGCCTCCTCCTCGGCCGTCGCGGGACCCGGCTGCGTGACCCGGCCGTGGTGCCGTTGCTGCTGGCGCTCTTCGCCCTGGCCTCGGTGCTGGCGCTGCCGGTGGAGAACACCATCAGCCGGCAGATCGAGACCCGGGCCGACGTGGCCGCCCTGGAGACCACCGGGGACGAGGGCTCGTTCGTCGCGCTGCAGCGCCGGCTGGCGATCAGCGCGCTGGCCGACCCGACGCCGCCGGCGTGGTCGCAGTTCCTGTTCGGGTCACACCCGACGGCACTGCAGCGGATCGCCGTCGCGAAGCGGGTGCTGGGCGGCAGGTGA
- a CDS encoding Flp family type IVb pilin, giving the protein MTRASTPTGIRRIAMTEQRQRTDRGASAAEYALLAAGIAALIAGIVFLLGPHVSDLFGNTCDKVAGATHQGACT; this is encoded by the coding sequence ATGACCCGGGCGAGCACGCCGACCGGCATCCGCCGGATAGCGATGACCGAGCAGCGACAGCGCACCGACCGCGGGGCCTCCGCGGCCGAGTACGCGCTGCTCGCCGCCGGCATCGCCGCCCTGATCGCCGGGATCGTGTTCCTGCTCGGCCCGCACGTGAGCGATCTGTTCGGCAACACCTGCGACAAGGTCGCGGGCGCTACGCACCAGGGCGCGTGCACGTGA
- a CDS encoding Flp family type IVb pilin — MLEYLRIMLDARLAKMDERGASAVEYGLLIAGVAALVVGIVFVFGDKLHSVFQNTCNSVSNSDCSKATNTTGG, encoded by the coding sequence ATGCTGGAATATCTGCGCATCATGCTGGACGCGCGCCTGGCCAAGATGGACGAGCGCGGTGCGTCCGCCGTCGAGTACGGGCTCCTGATCGCCGGCGTCGCCGCACTGGTGGTGGGCATCGTGTTCGTCTTCGGTGACAAGCTGCACAGCGTCTTCCAGAACACCTGCAACTCGGTCAGCAACTCGGACTGCTCGAAGGCGACCAACACCACCGGCGGCTGA
- a CDS encoding response regulator transcription factor, whose protein sequence is MTSVLLVDDHELIREGLAGVIDLEEDLDVVAQAGTVADALALYARLSPDVVVADLQLQDGTGLDILRAIRRQSNTTGVVVLTMHSGDDQIFAAMEAGASGFVGKDAPSQEVVRAARHAAVSPRSFVCSGLVGAMMRRHTSESTRLSDREHDVLVLLADGLGAAAIGERLYLSESTAKSHIARIYQKLGAANRAQALVTAMRIGLLSSVNPTGSTS, encoded by the coding sequence ATGACCTCGGTGCTGTTGGTGGACGACCACGAGCTGATCCGCGAGGGCCTGGCGGGCGTGATCGACCTGGAGGAGGATCTCGACGTGGTCGCTCAGGCCGGTACCGTCGCCGATGCGCTCGCGCTCTACGCCCGGCTCTCCCCCGACGTGGTCGTCGCCGATCTGCAGCTGCAGGACGGCACCGGGCTCGACATCCTGCGCGCGATCCGGCGCCAGAGCAACACCACCGGCGTGGTGGTGCTCACCATGCACTCCGGGGACGACCAGATCTTCGCCGCGATGGAGGCCGGCGCCTCGGGCTTCGTCGGCAAGGACGCCCCCTCCCAGGAGGTCGTCCGCGCCGCCCGGCATGCGGCCGTCTCGCCGCGGTCGTTCGTCTGCTCAGGGCTGGTCGGAGCGATGATGCGCCGGCACACCAGCGAGTCGACCCGCCTCTCCGATCGCGAGCACGACGTGCTGGTCCTCCTCGCCGACGGACTGGGCGCGGCGGCGATCGGCGAGCGCCTCTACCTCTCGGAGTCCACCGCCAAGTCGCACATCGCCCGGATCTACCAGAAGCTCGGCGCCGCCAACCGGGCCCAGGCCCTCGTCACCGCCATGCGGATCGGGCTGCTCTCCAGCGTGAATCCCACCGGCTCCACGAGCTGA
- a CDS encoding sensor histidine kinase yields MNPTTPEASLLTDPHHRRVAGLARGFALVATLVPLLWTRDTGSLVALGFIAAIWAAVTLLEWRSRVTLDVIGGIEAAGVGLISGVALDRSPVVLAALAIVPFSAGLYRGIWGVALSLATELFAVLTAALAVRHGITPEQGYSIFSWCFAGLGVGLIATFLHSALQQRADPLAPYLYAQSLLRQLIDISGGFDGGLDPVALGGGILGQVRDELPTSSMALYVTRGETLTPLVTKEVGATMGTGWEDAALAAWATAGTFVEGNLFAVPLQSAHDGSVSAVVVACLSERVSAESMGLQDRLERLRRSLQVGAVQLDTALLFVAFRDSATAEERRRLAREMHDGVAQDIAGLGYLVDALAGTASTPQQAERIAVLRERISAVVAEIRRSLVNLRTSVGASESLGAAIGSIARNLTEVSGVPIHVTLDETTDRLRPEVEAELFRITQEAMNNAIKHARASAIEVHCQVRAPQARITVSDDGRGMQRPRTGSHGLSIMRERALLINATLAMTERDGGGVSVTVEITDGTDDASAAEAGKARVDA; encoded by the coding sequence ATGAACCCGACCACGCCCGAGGCCAGCCTGTTGACCGACCCGCACCACCGCCGGGTCGCGGGGCTGGCCCGCGGGTTCGCGCTGGTCGCGACGCTGGTGCCGCTGCTGTGGACCCGGGACACCGGCTCGCTGGTGGCACTCGGGTTCATCGCCGCGATCTGGGCCGCCGTGACGCTGCTGGAGTGGCGCAGCCGCGTCACCCTCGACGTCATCGGGGGGATCGAGGCAGCCGGCGTCGGGCTGATCAGCGGCGTCGCCCTGGACCGGTCGCCAGTGGTCCTGGCGGCGCTGGCCATCGTGCCGTTCAGCGCCGGCCTGTACCGCGGCATCTGGGGTGTCGCGCTCTCGCTGGCGACCGAGCTCTTCGCGGTGCTCACCGCCGCGCTGGCCGTGCGGCACGGGATCACGCCCGAGCAGGGCTACAGCATCTTCAGCTGGTGCTTCGCAGGCCTCGGCGTCGGTCTGATCGCCACCTTCCTGCACAGTGCGCTGCAGCAACGCGCCGATCCGCTGGCGCCCTACCTCTACGCTCAGTCGCTGCTGCGCCAGCTGATCGACATCAGCGGCGGCTTCGACGGCGGTCTCGATCCGGTCGCGCTGGGCGGCGGGATCCTGGGCCAGGTCCGCGACGAGCTGCCGACCAGCTCGATGGCGCTCTACGTGACCCGCGGGGAGACCCTCACCCCGCTGGTGACCAAGGAGGTCGGCGCCACCATGGGCACCGGGTGGGAGGACGCGGCGCTGGCTGCCTGGGCCACCGCCGGGACCTTCGTGGAGGGCAACCTGTTCGCGGTGCCGCTGCAGTCCGCCCACGACGGCAGCGTCTCGGCCGTCGTGGTCGCGTGCCTCTCCGAGCGGGTCAGCGCCGAGAGCATGGGCCTGCAGGACCGGCTGGAGCGGTTGCGCCGCTCGCTGCAGGTCGGCGCGGTGCAGCTCGACACCGCGTTGCTGTTCGTGGCCTTCCGCGACTCCGCCACCGCCGAGGAACGACGGCGGCTGGCCCGCGAGATGCACGACGGGGTGGCCCAGGACATCGCCGGGCTCGGCTACCTCGTCGATGCCCTCGCCGGTACGGCGTCGACCCCGCAGCAGGCCGAGCGGATCGCTGTCCTGCGCGAGCGCATCAGCGCGGTGGTGGCGGAGATCCGCCGCTCGCTGGTCAACCTGCGCACCTCGGTCGGCGCCAGCGAGAGCCTGGGGGCGGCGATCGGCTCGATCGCCCGCAACCTCACCGAGGTCTCCGGTGTGCCCATCCACGTCACCCTCGACGAGACGACCGACCGGCTGCGGCCCGAGGTGGAGGCGGAGCTGTTCCGCATCACCCAGGAGGCGATGAACAACGCGATCAAGCATGCCCGGGCCTCTGCGATCGAGGTGCACTGCCAGGTGCGTGCCCCGCAGGCGCGGATCACCGTCAGCGACGACGGGCGCGGCATGCAGAGGCCGCGGACGGGCTCCCACGGACTCTCGATCATGCGGGAGCGGGCGCTGCTCATCAACGCCACCCTCGCGATGACCGAGCGGGACGGCGGCGGGGTGTCCGTCACCGTCGAGATCACTGATGGAACTGATGACGCCTCCGCTGCGGAGGCCGGGAAGGCGAGGGTGGACGCATGA
- a CDS encoding type II secretion system F family protein, whose amino-acid sequence MVALLVLGVVLLLGALLLLSLALRTDEESAGVNRSLAVLETMGQAPKELRAELDLPFADRVIAPLRARALTVGRRISGSDAGERLRRRLDAAGNPPGWTVDRMVSGKVLFGVLGLILGVAIAALFQIGPLTGVVVALAGLLVGFFGPDLYLYQRTYDRNERLQRDLPDAIDLLTISVEAGLGFDAAVQQVAVKTHGPLADEFTRMLREMQLGQGRSEALRGLAERCTVDDVRAFVSAMVQADGFGIPIAQVLRIQAGEMRIKRRQRAETRAQQVPVKITVPLIFFILPCLFVVVMGPALLHSMDSFSRR is encoded by the coding sequence GTGGTAGCGCTGCTGGTGCTCGGCGTCGTCCTCCTGCTCGGGGCGCTCCTCCTGCTCAGCCTGGCGCTGCGCACCGACGAGGAGTCAGCGGGCGTCAATCGGTCGTTGGCGGTCCTCGAGACCATGGGCCAGGCGCCCAAGGAGCTCCGAGCCGAGCTGGATCTGCCCTTCGCGGACCGGGTGATCGCACCGCTGCGCGCGCGAGCACTCACCGTCGGCCGGCGGATCAGCGGCTCCGATGCGGGTGAGCGGCTCCGCCGCCGGCTCGATGCCGCCGGGAACCCGCCGGGGTGGACCGTCGACCGGATGGTCTCGGGGAAGGTGCTGTTCGGCGTCCTGGGGCTGATCCTCGGCGTGGCGATCGCCGCTCTGTTCCAGATCGGCCCGCTCACCGGCGTCGTGGTAGCGCTGGCGGGCCTGCTCGTCGGGTTCTTCGGCCCCGATCTCTACCTCTACCAGCGCACCTACGACCGCAACGAGCGGTTGCAGCGTGACCTGCCCGACGCGATCGACCTGCTGACTATCAGCGTCGAGGCTGGCCTCGGCTTCGACGCGGCCGTCCAGCAGGTGGCGGTCAAGACGCACGGGCCGCTCGCCGACGAGTTCACCAGGATGCTGCGCGAGATGCAGCTGGGTCAGGGTCGCTCCGAGGCCTTGCGGGGACTGGCCGAACGGTGCACGGTGGACGACGTGCGCGCCTTCGTGAGCGCGATGGTCCAGGCCGACGGCTTCGGCATCCCCATCGCCCAGGTCCTGCGGATCCAGGCGGGCGAGATGCGGATCAAGCGTCGCCAGCGCGCCGAGACCAGGGCGCAGCAGGTGCCGGTCAAGATCACGGTGCCCCTGATCTTCTTCATCCTGCCGTGCCTGTTCGTGGTCGTGATGGGTCCGGCGCTCCTCCACTCGATGGACAGCTTCTCGCGCCGATGA
- a CDS encoding type II secretion system F family protein, whose product MGRLVRAAPLALACLTLLLAAPGMPAYAAGGAQIDHFEQTPGGLSMLVAVPADATVELGAVTVSVAGRPATAAAQEGSSGRVRRTAVLAMDTSVSMTGAKFAAAKAAAAAYVRALPADVYLGIVTFGGSVRTALVPTRDRSSVAGILDGLSLSAGTLLYDGVGAALRAAGSSGQRSILVLSDGTDTRSAESLARLTGAVAQADALLDVVAVSDGGGTRPSLQQLAAAGRGSVLPSDPTALARTFAAEAGVLARQVLVTAQLPAGLTATSGTVEVMLPTAEGGTLDASAYDDRLQASAPAPAADPTHRWVLPAWVMYAGIGALAVGLAGLVLTLLPRRRAGTAEELVTNYTARTGAGTLVSGGTGRGLPRLDAEQALASATTAAAGLLRRSRGLEDRIAHALDGAGSDLKPAEWLLLHVAIALVAGVVGLLVGGGSALVALVLLAVGVLGPWASLLLRRRHRRRRFDDSLPETLQLMSGSLSAGLSLAQTVDTVVREANDPIAGEFRRVLVETRLGVELEDALDGVADRFDSPDFSWVVMAIRIQRQVGGNLAELFDTVAATLRERQYVRRQVLALSAEGRLSAMVIGALPPVFLLYLLLTNRAYLHPLFHDPRGIVLLVSSVVWLGIGAFWMSRLVKVEV is encoded by the coding sequence GTGGGCAGGCTCGTGCGTGCGGCGCCTCTCGCGCTGGCGTGCCTGACGCTGCTGCTGGCCGCACCGGGCATGCCCGCATACGCCGCCGGCGGCGCCCAGATCGACCACTTCGAGCAGACCCCGGGCGGGCTGTCGATGCTGGTCGCGGTGCCGGCCGACGCCACCGTGGAGCTGGGTGCGGTCACGGTGAGTGTGGCGGGACGCCCCGCCACGGCCGCTGCACAGGAGGGGTCGTCCGGGCGGGTCCGGCGTACCGCCGTGCTCGCGATGGACACGAGCGTCTCGATGACCGGCGCGAAGTTCGCAGCCGCGAAGGCGGCGGCCGCCGCCTACGTGCGGGCCCTGCCCGCCGACGTCTACCTGGGCATCGTCACCTTCGGCGGCTCGGTACGGACGGCTCTGGTCCCGACCCGGGACCGTTCCTCGGTGGCCGGCATCCTGGACGGGCTGTCGTTGAGCGCCGGCACGTTGCTCTACGACGGCGTCGGGGCTGCACTGAGGGCGGCCGGCAGCTCCGGACAGCGCTCGATCCTGGTCCTCTCCGACGGCACCGACACCCGGAGCGCCGAGAGCCTCGCCCGGCTCACCGGCGCCGTCGCGCAGGCCGACGCGCTGCTCGACGTGGTCGCCGTCTCCGACGGTGGTGGCACCAGGCCGTCGCTGCAACAGCTCGCCGCGGCCGGCAGGGGATCGGTGCTGCCGTCGGACCCCACAGCGCTCGCGCGGACCTTCGCCGCCGAGGCCGGCGTGCTGGCACGGCAGGTGCTGGTCACCGCTCAGCTGCCGGCCGGCCTGACCGCCACCAGCGGGACCGTCGAGGTCATGCTGCCGACCGCCGAGGGCGGCACGCTGGACGCCTCGGCGTACGACGACCGGTTGCAGGCGTCGGCGCCGGCGCCGGCTGCCGATCCGACACACCGTTGGGTGCTGCCCGCCTGGGTGATGTACGCCGGCATCGGGGCGCTCGCCGTCGGACTCGCCGGCCTGGTCCTGACGCTGCTCCCGCGGCGCCGGGCCGGGACAGCGGAGGAGCTGGTCACGAACTACACCGCCCGCACCGGCGCCGGCACGCTCGTGAGCGGCGGTACCGGCCGTGGCCTCCCCCGGCTGGACGCGGAGCAGGCGCTAGCCTCGGCTACGACCGCCGCCGCCGGCCTGCTGCGACGCAGCAGGGGGCTCGAGGACCGGATCGCGCACGCCCTCGACGGTGCCGGCAGCGACCTGAAGCCCGCCGAGTGGCTGCTCCTGCACGTGGCGATCGCGCTGGTGGCCGGCGTGGTCGGGCTCCTCGTCGGCGGCGGCTCGGCCCTGGTGGCGCTCGTCCTGCTCGCCGTGGGCGTGCTCGGCCCCTGGGCCTCGTTGCTCCTACGGCGCCGCCACCGCCGGCGCCGCTTCGACGACTCCCTGCCCGAGACGCTGCAGCTCATGTCCGGCTCGCTGTCGGCGGGGCTGTCGCTGGCGCAGACCGTCGACACCGTCGTCCGCGAGGCGAACGACCCGATCGCCGGCGAGTTCCGCCGGGTGCTGGTCGAGACCCGGCTCGGCGTGGAGCTGGAGGACGCCCTCGACGGTGTCGCCGACCGCTTCGACAGCCCGGACTTCAGCTGGGTCGTGATGGCGATCCGGATCCAGCGGCAGGTCGGCGGCAACCTGGCCGAGCTCTTCGACACCGTCGCCGCGACCCTGCGCGAGCGCCAGTACGTCCGCCGGCAGGTGCTGGCGCTCTCCGCCGAGGGCAGGCTCTCCGCGATGGTCATCGGCGCGCTTCCGCCGGTCTTCCTGCTCTACCTGCTGCTGACGAACCGCGCCTACCTGCACCCGCTCTTCCACGACCCTCGCGGGATCGTGCTGCTGGTTTCCTCTGTCGTGTGGCTGGGCATCGGAGCCTTCTGGATGAGTCGTCTGGTGAAGGTGGAGGTCTGA
- a CDS encoding CpaF family protein → MSLADRLAAARRAEVENHGVGSPPDEPEHAPARAADSGSETGSETGSHPGDDAAAEQAGPAEPPRAADDSPVARAVPDQTAGKRRADSPGRAPTPSGDGLPQRRAIAVQQQERIEELKASVHAELVKQLGPHLYDVDMDQQELDRQVRAVLAEVLGSQDRPLSSSDRARVSQEIGDDILGYGPIEPYLRDPEVSEVMVNGHDRIWLEKGGRLTRAEAHFSDEAHLRRTIDKIVSRIGRRVDESSPMVDARLPDGSRVNAVVPPLSIDGSALTIRKFAADPYTVADLVRFDTLTAAARDFLEAAVRGRLNIVVSGSTGAGKTTTLNVLSGFIPGDERIVTIEDAAELQLKQDHVVRLESRPANIEGKGAVTIRDLVRNSLRMRPDRIIVGEVRDASALDMLQAMNTGHDGSICTLHSNGPRDTLSRLETMVLMAGMDLPVRAIREQMAAAVDLIVHQTRFKDGTRRITHITEVERMEGEVITLQDVFAFDSAAGFDAEGHARGHLRPTGLRPRVLEKMAYANVTVDPLLFTTDRFR, encoded by the coding sequence ATGAGCCTCGCCGATCGGCTCGCCGCCGCACGACGCGCCGAGGTCGAGAACCACGGCGTGGGATCACCCCCGGACGAGCCCGAGCACGCGCCGGCCCGAGCAGCTGACAGCGGCAGCGAGACCGGCAGCGAGACCGGCAGTCACCCCGGAGACGACGCAGCTGCCGAGCAGGCAGGGCCTGCGGAGCCGCCGCGCGCCGCCGACGACTCCCCCGTGGCCCGCGCCGTACCGGACCAGACCGCCGGCAAGCGCCGCGCCGACAGCCCCGGCCGTGCGCCGACGCCTTCGGGCGACGGCCTGCCGCAGCGACGGGCGATAGCGGTCCAGCAGCAGGAGCGGATCGAGGAGCTCAAGGCCAGCGTGCACGCCGAGCTGGTCAAGCAGCTGGGCCCGCACCTCTACGACGTCGACATGGACCAGCAGGAGCTGGACCGGCAGGTCCGGGCGGTGCTCGCGGAGGTTCTGGGCAGCCAGGACCGTCCGCTGTCCAGCAGCGACCGCGCCCGGGTCAGCCAGGAGATCGGCGACGACATCCTCGGCTACGGCCCGATCGAGCCGTACCTTCGCGATCCGGAGGTCTCCGAGGTGATGGTCAACGGCCACGACCGGATCTGGCTGGAGAAGGGCGGCCGGCTGACCCGTGCCGAGGCGCACTTCAGCGACGAGGCCCACCTGCGCCGCACCATCGACAAGATCGTCTCCCGGATCGGCCGCCGCGTCGACGAGTCGTCCCCGATGGTCGACGCGCGGCTGCCCGACGGCTCCCGCGTCAACGCTGTCGTGCCGCCGCTGTCGATCGACGGCTCCGCGCTGACCATCCGCAAGTTCGCGGCCGATCCCTACACGGTGGCCGACCTGGTCCGGTTCGACACGCTCACCGCCGCGGCCCGCGACTTCCTGGAGGCGGCGGTGCGCGGCCGGCTCAACATCGTGGTCTCCGGCTCCACCGGCGCCGGGAAGACCACCACGCTCAACGTCCTGTCCGGCTTCATCCCCGGCGACGAGCGCATCGTGACCATCGAGGACGCCGCAGAGCTGCAGCTCAAGCAGGACCACGTGGTCCGGCTCGAGTCGCGGCCGGCCAACATCGAGGGCAAGGGCGCCGTCACCATCCGCGACCTGGTCCGCAACAGCCTGCGGATGCGGCCCGACCGGATCATCGTCGGCGAGGTCCGCGACGCCTCCGCGCTCGACATGCTGCAGGCGATGAACACCGGCCACGACGGCTCGATCTGCACCCTGCACTCCAACGGCCCGCGCGACACGCTGTCCCGCCTGGAGACGATGGTGCTGATGGCGGGCATGGACCTCCCCGTCCGGGCGATCCGCGAGCAGATGGCGGCCGCCGTGGACCTGATCGTGCACCAGACCCGCTTCAAGGACGGCACCCGCCGGATCACCCACATCACCGAGGTCGAGCGGATGGAGGGCGAGGTGATCACCCTGCAGGACGTGTTCGCCTTCGACAGCGCTGCCGGCTTCGACGCCGAGGGACACGCACGCGGGCACCTGCGACCCACCGGCCTGCGGCCGAGGGTGTTGGAGAAGATGGCCTACGCCAACGTGACGGTCGACCCGCTGCTCTTCACCACGGATCGGTTCCGGTGA
- a CDS encoding AAA family ATPase — MPVVVEADQQVAAGLLRSLPSGTQAVPDTERMRAWMAQHPDEYVVVLGPTMPLPDALAACEGLRVTRPAASVVLARAEVSAEVFAQAVAAGAREVIPAGSPEAVSEAAERAYRLFTALRGAAAVGPSEGKVLTVWSPKGGVGKTTMAVNLGLALAEKGARRVCVVDLDLAFGDVAITMQLFPTHSIEHAVGSEDAIDTELLEGLLTRHHDAMMVLAAPSHPDVRDRISATLVSQVIRTLKQTFDYVVVDTAPAFDEQTLTALDETDDIVVVATLDVPTLKNVKVALETLDMLDIASDHRHLLLNRADDEVGISADRVEGILGMRPRARVASSIEIAAATNAGKPIVLRDPHHPTSLAIRELASLLAGQSVGPPAGVSTATRTAPQQRGFRWKRR; from the coding sequence ATGCCCGTCGTCGTCGAAGCCGATCAGCAGGTGGCCGCCGGCCTGCTGCGCAGCCTCCCCTCCGGCACCCAGGCGGTGCCCGACACGGAGCGCATGCGCGCGTGGATGGCCCAGCACCCGGACGAGTACGTCGTCGTCCTCGGGCCGACCATGCCGCTCCCGGACGCACTGGCCGCCTGCGAGGGCCTCCGTGTCACCCGTCCGGCCGCCTCCGTGGTGCTGGCGCGCGCCGAGGTCTCGGCCGAGGTCTTCGCGCAGGCCGTCGCCGCGGGCGCGCGCGAGGTGATCCCGGCCGGATCGCCCGAGGCCGTCAGCGAGGCTGCGGAGCGTGCCTATCGTCTCTTCACCGCGCTGCGTGGTGCTGCAGCCGTGGGTCCCAGCGAGGGCAAGGTGCTGACCGTCTGGTCGCCGAAGGGCGGCGTCGGCAAGACCACGATGGCGGTGAACCTCGGCCTCGCGCTGGCCGAGAAGGGAGCCCGGCGTGTCTGCGTGGTCGACCTGGACCTCGCCTTCGGCGACGTCGCGATCACCATGCAGCTGTTCCCGACCCACTCGATCGAGCACGCCGTCGGCTCGGAGGACGCGATCGACACCGAGCTGCTCGAGGGTCTGCTGACCCGCCATCACGACGCGATGATGGTGCTCGCGGCCCCCTCGCACCCCGACGTCCGTGACCGGATCTCGGCGACCCTGGTCTCCCAGGTCATCCGGACCCTGAAGCAGACGTTCGACTACGTCGTCGTCGACACCGCACCGGCGTTCGACGAGCAGACCCTCACGGCCCTCGACGAGACCGACGACATCGTTGTCGTGGCCACCCTCGACGTACCCACCCTGAAGAACGTCAAGGTCGCCCTGGAGACCCTCGACATGCTCGACATCGCGTCCGATCACCGGCACCTGCTGCTCAATCGCGCCGACGACGAGGTCGGGATCAGCGCCGACCGGGTGGAGGGCATCCTCGGGATGCGGCCCAGGGCGCGGGTGGCCAGCTCGATCGAGATCGCCGCCGCCACCAACGCCGGCAAGCCGATCGTGCTGCGCGACCCGCACCATCCCACCAGCCTCGCCATCCGGGAGTTGGCCTCGCTGCTGGCCGGTCAGAGCGTCGGGCCGCCGGCCGGGGTGAGCACGGCCACCCGAACGGCGCCGCAACAGCGGGGGTTCCGGTGGAAGCGCAGGTAG